The following proteins are co-located in the Solea senegalensis isolate Sse05_10M linkage group LG12, IFAPA_SoseM_1, whole genome shotgun sequence genome:
- the eda gene encoding ectodysplasin-A isoform X1 codes for MMACDGSPAEDFPHKVMPGAAPCTCSKKCRSRSGSVVFLGLFLLSLSLHAVTLVCYLDLRSEVKREIIHQKRDSMLTLAGSDPAADPTPVLSPPGHPRPDSGNRGGGRGGLGEGNEERILHRNSDFRATEDNRGITQRSKRSPGKQPETESTGKEKRRERKKGKKRPVPGPPGPPGPPGPQGPPGIPGIPGIPGSIGVGPAGPPGPPGPQGLPGAQGPAGVLDKTKAKDFQPAVVHLQGQETTIQVREDLSEGILRNWKMVSIHHRVFKMHPRSGELEVLLDGVYFIYSQVEVYYLNFTDIASYEVMVDSNPFLRCTCSIETGQRKFNTCYTAGVSLLRAGQRISIRIVYEDTLISMTNHTTFLGSVRLGEAPSAGHN; via the exons ATGATGGCATGCGACGGTTCACCCGCAGAGGATTTCCCGCACAAAGTGATGCCCGGAGCTGCTCCGTGCACGTGCAGCAAGAAGTGCAGGAGTCGGAGCGGCAGCGTCGTGTTCCTGGGATTATTCCTGCTGTCGCTCTCACTTCACGCTGTCACCCTCGTCTGTTACTTGGACCTGCGCTCCGAGGTCAAAAGGGAAATAATCCACCAGAAGCGGGACTCCATGTTGACACTTGCGGGGAGTGACCCGGCTGCTGACCCGACGCCGGTGCTCTCCCCGCCCGGACACCCGCGACCGGACTCCggcaacagaggaggaggaagaggaggactaGGAGAGGGtaatgag GAGAGGATACTGCACAGAAATAGTGACTTCCGTGCCACTGAGGATAACAGGGGCATAACTCAGCGATCGAAAAGGAGTCCCGGCAAGCAGCCAGAGACAG AATCAAcgggaaaggaaaaaaggagggagaggaaaaaag GGAAGAAAAGGCCTGTGCCGGGGCCTCCTGGTCCCCCTGGTCCCCCGGGCCCACAGGGCCCTCCGGGAATCCCTGGAATACCCGGTATTCCAGGAAGCATTGGTGTGGGGCCTGCAGGGCCCCCTGGACCTCCAGGGCCACAGGGACTTCCAGGCGCTCAAGGTCCAGCAg GGGTTCTcgataaaacaaaagcaaaggaCTTCCAG CCTGCAGTGGTTCATTTGCAAGGGCAGGAAACAACCATCCAAGTGAGAGAAG ATCTGTCAGAAGGCATCCTTAGGAACTGGAAGATGGTGTCCATCCACCACCGGGTTTTTAAAATGCACCCTCGCTCTGGAGAGCTGGAGGTGCTGCTGGACGGTGTCTACTTCATATATAGTCAGGTAGAA GTGTACTACCTCAACTTCACCGATATTGCCAGCTATGAGGTGATGGTGGACTCCAACCCGTTCCTCCGCTGCACCTGCAGCATCGAGACGGGTCAGCGCAAGTTCAACACCTGCTACACGGCTGGGGTGAGCCTGCTGCGCGCTGGCCAGAGGATCTCCATTCGCATAGTGTATGAGGACACGCTCATCAGTATGACCAATCACACCACCTTCCTGGGAAGTGTCAGACTTGGAGAGGCTCCATCTGCTGGACACAACTAA
- the eda gene encoding ectodysplasin-A isoform X2, producing MMACDGSPAEDFPHKVMPGAAPCTCSKKCRSRSGSVVFLGLFLLSLSLHAVTLVCYLDLRSEVKREIIHQKRDSMLTLAGSDPAADPTPVLSPPGHPRPDSGNRGGGRGGLGEGNEERILHRNSDFRATEDNRGITQRSKRSPGKQPETESTGKEKRRERKKGKKRPVPGPPGPPGPPGPQGPPGIPGIPGIPGSIGVGPAGPPGPPGPQGLPGAQGPAGVLDKTKAKDFQPAVVHLQGQETTIQVREDLSEGILRNWKMVSIHHRVFKMHPRSGELEVLLDGVYFIYSQVYYLNFTDIASYEVMVDSNPFLRCTCSIETGQRKFNTCYTAGVSLLRAGQRISIRIVYEDTLISMTNHTTFLGSVRLGEAPSAGHN from the exons ATGATGGCATGCGACGGTTCACCCGCAGAGGATTTCCCGCACAAAGTGATGCCCGGAGCTGCTCCGTGCACGTGCAGCAAGAAGTGCAGGAGTCGGAGCGGCAGCGTCGTGTTCCTGGGATTATTCCTGCTGTCGCTCTCACTTCACGCTGTCACCCTCGTCTGTTACTTGGACCTGCGCTCCGAGGTCAAAAGGGAAATAATCCACCAGAAGCGGGACTCCATGTTGACACTTGCGGGGAGTGACCCGGCTGCTGACCCGACGCCGGTGCTCTCCCCGCCCGGACACCCGCGACCGGACTCCggcaacagaggaggaggaagaggaggactaGGAGAGGGtaatgag GAGAGGATACTGCACAGAAATAGTGACTTCCGTGCCACTGAGGATAACAGGGGCATAACTCAGCGATCGAAAAGGAGTCCCGGCAAGCAGCCAGAGACAG AATCAAcgggaaaggaaaaaaggagggagaggaaaaaag GGAAGAAAAGGCCTGTGCCGGGGCCTCCTGGTCCCCCTGGTCCCCCGGGCCCACAGGGCCCTCCGGGAATCCCTGGAATACCCGGTATTCCAGGAAGCATTGGTGTGGGGCCTGCAGGGCCCCCTGGACCTCCAGGGCCACAGGGACTTCCAGGCGCTCAAGGTCCAGCAg GGGTTCTcgataaaacaaaagcaaaggaCTTCCAG CCTGCAGTGGTTCATTTGCAAGGGCAGGAAACAACCATCCAAGTGAGAGAAG ATCTGTCAGAAGGCATCCTTAGGAACTGGAAGATGGTGTCCATCCACCACCGGGTTTTTAAAATGCACCCTCGCTCTGGAGAGCTGGAGGTGCTGCTGGACGGTGTCTACTTCATATATAGTCAG GTGTACTACCTCAACTTCACCGATATTGCCAGCTATGAGGTGATGGTGGACTCCAACCCGTTCCTCCGCTGCACCTGCAGCATCGAGACGGGTCAGCGCAAGTTCAACACCTGCTACACGGCTGGGGTGAGCCTGCTGCGCGCTGGCCAGAGGATCTCCATTCGCATAGTGTATGAGGACACGCTCATCAGTATGACCAATCACACCACCTTCCTGGGAAGTGTCAGACTTGGAGAGGCTCCATCTGCTGGACACAACTAA
- the LOC122778126 gene encoding transforming growth factor beta activator LRRC33-like, whose translation MVRHMFSNVLLLWSLSYDIYITGLTFDYPKEQSWNNQNLYFVPQDLDVRLRRLDLSNNFIRQLHTVVLPYLQQLDLSSNQLDLISEGAFENLAQLEELNLSRNALDNNLGSNSKALQSIGRLKSLDISMNGLSDYSAEMYLRNKSSLNQLKMTGNALTRLSHSLFKESKGLRAITMENNLISVIEEGTFEPLSQLEMLNLAKNNIAQICDFTLHQLKYLNLSRNSVEFFVSRENDLLYRLEVLDLSFNKLLYFPIVPKMNQLKYLHLQNNMLGALHLEAAMVSEVNYLYHEIMNEKIVTKNTLHSNWRLMPLVYMDLSNNHFRSFPLETLSRLTFLETLNFSYNCLQSIIWNVRPYSDREYHRQIFFPSLKHLNLQSNGLAYISPLFLNALTQIDTFNLQDNSVQPCAHTDHLRSSESTQQIHLNGSCVAFQTLSTLKHLNLEGNNIKMLNANAFQETSLVSLNLARNAHMVMHVSALDGVQETLQSLIISETNMTSSDLSLPCMPALTHLNMSNNRLDSIPSSGCSPLREIDIRNNRLVSLNNSFISAISAHLRVMFISGNDFNCCDSKWLTTLDELKVKLPDMSGTECFSGDSRVNMTVYLRSSSSYCLFHNKSQALHSWQMFIVVLFVFVILTFLIIFTRKLCCTQIPFVV comes from the exons ATGGTCAGGCACATGTTCTCTAATGTCCTACTCCTCTGGTCACTCAGCTATGACATTTATATAACTGGACTGACATTTGATTATCCAAAG GAGCAGTCCTGGAACAACCAGAACCTCTATTTTGTCCCTCAGGATTTAGATGTAAGGCTTAGAAGACTAGACCTGTCCAATAACTTCATCAGACAGTTGCACACAGTTGTTTTGCCATACTTGCAGCAGCTGGACCTAAGCTCCAACCAGCTGGATCTCATCTCTGAGGGGGCTTTTGAAAACCTGGCTCAGCTTGAAGAATTGAATTTGTCCAGAAATGCACTGGACAACAACCTTGGCAGCAACAGCAAAGCTCTCCAATCCATTGGTAGACTGAAGAGCTTGGACATATCGATGAATGGCTTGAGTGATTACTCAGCGGAGATGTACCTTCGAAACAAATCTTCTCTTAATCAACTTAAGATGACGGGTAACGCTTTAACACGACTTTCGCACAGCTTGTTCAAAGAGAGTAAAGGTTTGAGGGCCATTACTATGGAGAACAATCTGATATCAGTGATAGAAGAGGGGACATTTGAACCACTGAGCCAATTAGAGATGCTGAACTTGGCCAAAAATAACATTGcacaaatctgtgattttacattacATCAACTTAAATACCTGAATCTTAGTCGAAATTCAGTGGAGTTTTTTGTGTCGCGTGAAAATGACCTGCTGTATAGGCTTGAAGTTCTTGATTTGAGTTTCAACAAACTCCTTTATTTCCCAATTGTTCCAAAGATGAACCAGCTGAAGTACCTTCATCTGCAGAATAACATGCTTGGCGCGTTACATTTAGAAGCTGCAATGGTATCAGAAGTAAATTATCTTTATCATGAGATTATGAATGAGAAAATAGTTACAAAAAATACCCTACACTCTAACTGGAGGCTAATGCCACTAGTTTATATGGACCTGAGCAACAACCACTTCAGGTCTTTCCCACTGGAGACTTTGAGCCGTCTCacatttttggaaacactgaatTTCAGTTACAACTGTCTGCAAAGCATCATCTGGAACGTGAGGCCGTACAGTGATAGAGAATACCATCGGCAgattttctttccctccttaAAGCACCTCAACCTGCAAAGCAATGGCCTTGCATACATTTCCCCGCTCTTTCTTAATGCACTCACACAAATAGACACGTTCAATTTACAAGACAATTCAGTGCAGCCGTGTGCTCATACGGACCATTTACGAAGCTCGGAATCAACGCAGCAAATTCACCTCAATGGGTCCTGTGTTGCCTTCCAGACGCTCAGTACTCTTAAACACCTAAATCTTGAGGGAAACAATATCAAAATGCTCAATGCTAATGCATTTCAGGAAACCTCTTTGGTTTCCCTCAACCTTGCAAGAAATGCACACATGGTGATGCACGTGAGTGCACTGGATGGTGTGCAGGAAACCCTGCAGTCCTTGATTatcagtgaaacaaacatgacCAGCTCAGATCTGTCTCTACCCTGCATGCCAGCATTAACTCATCTCAACATGTCAAACAATCGTCTTGATAGCATACCCAGCTCAGGCTGCTCCCCTCTGAGGGAAATCGACATACGGAACAATCGTTTAGTGTCTTTAAACAATTCTTTCATTAGTGCTATATCTGCACACCTTCGTGTCATGTTCATCAGTGGAAATGACTTCAACTGCTGTGACAGCAAGTGGCTGACAACTCTAGACGAGTTGAAAGTAAAACTGCCTGATATGAGTGGCACTGAATGCTTTTCGGGTGATAGTAGAGTCAACATGACAGTGTATCTGAGAAGCTCTTCTTCTTATTGTCTGTTTCATAACAAATCACAGGCACTTCACTCCTGGcaaatgtttattgttgttttatttgtatttgtaatacTAACCTTCTTGATTATATTTACCAGGAAACTGTGTTGCACACAAATACCATTTGTAGTGTGA